Sequence from the Burkholderia cepacia genome:
ACCTGAGCTTCGAGCACGGCAACAGCGCACTGGCCGACAACAGCTTCACGTCGGACAGCTATGTGTATTCGCAACCGTTCGGCGACAACTGGCGTGTCTTCTCGCATACGTTCTTCGGCCATGCCCAAACCGACAGCGGCAATGTCAGCCGCACACGCACGGGCGTCGGCGGCGACTACCGGCACGGCCCGCTCACCGTGCAGGGCGAAGTCACGCGCTCGTTCGGCGCGGACGGCCGAACCGGCGGCCGCGGTTCCGTCAGCTACAACTTCGACGATTACTGGTCGGTGGCAGCCGGGCTCGACACCAACGACAACTCGCTGCCGTGGAAGGCGTATGCCGCGCACATCTGGGGCCGCTCCGCGAACGTCTCGGTCGTGTATCGCCAGAACGACCGCCGCGAAGTCAAGCTGAGCTACGGCGTGAGCCGCTACAGCGATTCGAACCTGCACCAGGAAATTTCCGCGACGGGCACGCAGCGCGTGTACACGTCCGCGAACCAGATCGTCAACGTGTCGCTGGATCTCGGCACCGACAGCAACACGCGGCAGGACGCGCCCTACTTCAGCCCGGGCCGCGACTATGCTGCCGCGGCGACCGTCATGCATCAATGGCTGGCCTGGAAGAAGAGCGACATGTCGATGCGGCAGCGCATCTCCGCTTCCGGCGGCGCATACAACCAGAGAGGATTCGGCACGAGCCCGCTGTGGACCGCGCGCCTCGAGCACGCGTGGACGTTCAAGCACGACATCACGCTGACCTACGGCGTCGAAGTCAGCAGTCATGCGTACGACGGCCAGCGCGAGCGCTCCGAAACCGGCTTCCTGTCGGTCAACCTGCCGTTCTAGAACCAGGAGCCCAGCGTATGCAATCCAGACGGACCTTCATGTGTGGTTGCCTTGGCACAGCTGCTGCTTGTTCGCTGTTTCCGGGCGTGACCCAGGCAAGGATGATCGACCTGCTGCCGCCGTCCGATCCGGTCGACGGCAAGACGTTCCGCGTGATCTGCCTGCATGACGTGCGCGACAACCTGCTGTCGACGTACGCGAGCGCCACGATAATCGATCCGTACGCGGTCGATACCGGCACGCTGACGGCCATCTTCTCGTGGTTGCAGACCAACAACTACCACACCGTGACGGTCAAGCAGATCGAGGCGTCACGACACGGCGGCAAGCCGCTGCCGCCGCGCGCGGTGCTGCTCACGTTCGACGACGGCTACAGCAGCCACTACACGAAAGTCCTGCCGCTGCTCGAGCGCTTCAAGTATCCGGCCGTGATGGGCATCGTCACCGCGTGGATCGACGCGCCGCCGGATACGCCGATCAGGATCAGCGACAAGATCCAGATGCCGCGCGACTACTTCATGACGTGGGACCAGGTGAAGAAGGTCGGTTCGTCGGAGCTGGTCGAGCTCGGGTGCCACACGCACAACCTTCACCACGGCGCGGTCGCGAATCCGCAGGGCAACGAGCTGCCGGCCACCACGTCGCACCTGTACCTCCAGAACGAGAAACGCTATGAAACCGATGCGGAATTCCAGGCGCGGGTGCACGACGACCTGCAGACATGCGTGCGGCAGATTCACGAACGCACCGGCATCGTCGCACGCTCGATGGTCTGGCCGTACGGCGCGGAAAACCAGCCCGTGCGCAAGATCTCGACGTCGCTCGGCATGGACATCCAGTTCAGTCTCGATGCCGGCCCGAATACGCCGGACGTGCCGCTCGACCGGTTGCGGCGGATCCTGATGATGTACGACATCGACATCGGCGGGTTCGAGCGGTCGATGCGCGAGCCGGCCGCCAACCGCGGCGACGTCGACGTGCCCGAGCGCGTCGTGCAGGTCGATCTCGACCAGGTCTACGATCCCGATCCGGCGCGGCAGGAAGCGAATCTCGGCAAGCTCATCGAACGCATCTACCGGATGCAGCCGAAATCGGTGTACCTGCAGGCGTTCGCCGACCCGAAGGGCACGGGTGTCGCGGAATCGCTGTATTTCCCGAACCGGCACCTGCCGATGCGCGGCGACCTGTTCTCGCGCGCCGCCTGGCAGCTCAGCACGCGCTCGAACGTGCAGGTGTATGCGTGGATGCCGGTGCTCGCCTTCCATCCGCCGCCGGACAAGATGCGCAACCTCGAGACGGTCACCGCCTATAGCGGCGCGCCGGCGCGCGAGAACGGCTCGCGCGTGTACCGCCTGAGCCCGTTCGACCCCGAAGCTCGGCTGTTCATCGAGCAGATCTACGAGGATCTCGGCAAGTACGCATCGTTCAGCGGCATCCTGTTCAGCGACGACGCCGTGCTCGACGATTACGAAGACGCCGGCCGGCACGCGCTGCAACTGTATGCACAGTGGGGGCTGCCGGCCGACATCGGCAAGATCCGCGCGACACCCGACCTGATGAAGCGCTGGACGCGGCAGAAGAGCCGCTACCTGATCGACCTGACACGCCAGCTCGAACAGATCGTGCTCGCGAACCAGAACGCGGGCGACGTGCTGACGGCGCGCAACATCTTCGCGCTGCCGGTGCTGAAGCCGGAATCGGAAGCGTGGTTCGCGCAGAACTACGACGATTTCCTCGCCGCCTACGACTTCGTCGCGCTGATGGCGATGCCGTACATGGAACAGGCGCCGGACCCCGAACGCTGGATGGACCAGCTCGTCGACGTCGTCGCCACCAGGCAGCACGGCTTCGCGAAGACCGTGTTCGAATTGCAGGCCTACGACTGGCGCACCCGCAAGGAGATTTCCAGCACCACGCTGCTTGCGCAGATGGGGCGGCTGAGAAGCCGCGGGGCCTTGAGCTTCGGTTACTACCCGGACAACTTCCTGCACGATCAGCCGAAACTCGCGACCATACGCAACGCCATGTCGCTGAAGTCGCGCCTCGATCCGACCTCGATCAACGCACTGATGCAGGCGCAACAGAACCAGGGGAAGCCGGCAAAATGATCACACATGACTTCATCCAGCGCCTGCAGGATTTCGTCTTCTACTACCCGTTCTTCATGTCGTACCTGTG
This genomic interval carries:
- the pgaB gene encoding poly-beta-1,6-N-acetyl-D-glucosamine N-deacetylase PgaB encodes the protein MQSRRTFMCGCLGTAAACSLFPGVTQARMIDLLPPSDPVDGKTFRVICLHDVRDNLLSTYASATIIDPYAVDTGTLTAIFSWLQTNNYHTVTVKQIEASRHGGKPLPPRAVLLTFDDGYSSHYTKVLPLLERFKYPAVMGIVTAWIDAPPDTPIRISDKIQMPRDYFMTWDQVKKVGSSELVELGCHTHNLHHGAVANPQGNELPATTSHLYLQNEKRYETDAEFQARVHDDLQTCVRQIHERTGIVARSMVWPYGAENQPVRKISTSLGMDIQFSLDAGPNTPDVPLDRLRRILMMYDIDIGGFERSMREPAANRGDVDVPERVVQVDLDQVYDPDPARQEANLGKLIERIYRMQPKSVYLQAFADPKGTGVAESLYFPNRHLPMRGDLFSRAAWQLSTRSNVQVYAWMPVLAFHPPPDKMRNLETVTAYSGAPARENGSRVYRLSPFDPEARLFIEQIYEDLGKYASFSGILFSDDAVLDDYEDAGRHALQLYAQWGLPADIGKIRATPDLMKRWTRQKSRYLIDLTRQLEQIVLANQNAGDVLTARNIFALPVLKPESEAWFAQNYDDFLAAYDFVALMAMPYMEQAPDPERWMDQLVDVVATRQHGFAKTVFELQAYDWRTRKEISSTTLLAQMGRLRSRGALSFGYYPDNFLHDQPKLATIRNAMSLKSRLDPTSINALMQAQQNQGKPAK